A part of Nitrososphaerales archaeon genomic DNA contains:
- a CDS encoding 2-oxoacid:acceptor oxidoreductase subunit alpha: MIKPGSYFILGNHACALGAIYAGCRFFAAYPITPQSEIAEEMARLLPKVGGVFIQMEDEISSICATIGASLAGLKAMTATSGPGFSLMQEGIGYAIATETPCVIIDVQRVGPSTGSIFGQQGDVMQARWGTHGGIYEIIALSPSSVQELFDLTIQAFNLSEEYRVPVIMLSDASVGHLRETLIVPEADKIRLVNRRVATCNPEEYKPFEAPMDKSPPMAILGSGYRVYYTGHLHTEEGHPILSLVRYHLADKVWRRLSAKIRSNIDKIVMLETKYLEDAEVIVISYGMSARAALKAVMDAREMGIKAGMLRLVTIWPFHDSLIRDLCASAKSIIVAEVNNGQILYEVKRAVDGDQKVIPLLKLVDTHTPDEILLKIKEVA, from the coding sequence GTGATAAAACCCGGCTCTTACTTTATCTTGGGAAATCATGCATGTGCATTAGGTGCGATATACGCGGGTTGTAGATTCTTCGCAGCATATCCGATAACACCACAGAGTGAAATCGCTGAAGAAATGGCAAGGTTATTGCCAAAAGTGGGAGGGGTATTCATACAGATGGAGGATGAGATTTCCTCTATATGTGCTACTATAGGCGCATCTTTAGCGGGATTAAAGGCGATGACCGCGACATCGGGGCCAGGCTTCAGTCTGATGCAGGAAGGTATAGGTTATGCTATAGCTACTGAAACACCGTGTGTGATAATCGATGTTCAACGTGTGGGCCCAAGTACAGGGAGTATCTTTGGCCAACAGGGCGATGTAATGCAAGCGAGATGGGGTACACATGGAGGGATATATGAGATAATAGCGCTATCACCATCCTCTGTACAAGAGCTATTCGACCTTACGATTCAGGCATTCAATCTATCCGAGGAGTATAGAGTACCTGTGATAATGCTATCCGATGCTTCTGTAGGCCATTTAAGAGAGACATTGATAGTGCCTGAAGCCGATAAGATAAGATTGGTGAATAGAAGGGTAGCTACTTGCAACCCTGAGGAATATAAACCGTTTGAAGCACCGATGGATAAGAGCCCCCCAATGGCGATACTCGGTAGCGGGTATAGAGTGTACTACACGGGCCATCTTCACACTGAAGAAGGCCATCCTATATTGAGCCTTGTTAGATACCATCTGGCTGATAAAGTGTGGAGGCGTTTATCGGCCAAGATCAGATCGAATATCGATAAGATAGTGATGTTAGAAACCAAGTATTTAGAAGATGCAGAGGTCATCGTTATATCCTATGGTATGAGTGCAAGGGCTGCACTTAAAGCGGTGATGGATGCGAGGGAGATGGGTATTAAAGCAGGTATGTTAAGGCTCGTTACCATATGGCCATTCCATGATTCTTTGATAAGGGATTTATGCGCATCTGCAAAAAGCATAATAGTAGCGGAAGTCAACAACGGGCAGATTTTATATGAAGTAAAGAGGGCCGTAGATGGTGATCAAAAGGTGATACCTTTGCTCAAACTAGTCGATACCCATACGCCAGATGAGATTCTGCTAAAGATAAAGGAGGTGGCATGA